A stretch of the Sphingobacterium thalpophilum genome encodes the following:
- the dnaG gene encoding DNA primase — protein MIKQEVIDKVLETVRIEEVVGDFVDLKKRGTSLIGNCPFHNEKTPSFHVSVSKGIYKCFGCGAGGDSLKFVMELEKFSYPEAIRYLADKYAIQIEEVERSPAQLAAQDKRESLYVLSAWAGKFFVERLWKTEMGQVIGLNYFKERGYREDIIKKFELGYSPEEWTALVDSAQAAGFHPDYLVASGLAIERDDKSLYDRFRGRVMFPIHNLTGRIIGFGGRTLKTDKKVAKYVNSPESDIYHKSDVLYGLNFAKKAIMDEDNCYLVEGYADVLSVHQAGVENVVSSSGTSLTTGQIKLISRFTKNVTILYDGDEAGIKASLRGTDMLLEEGLNVKVLLFPDGNDPDSYIQKFGAAAFKDYVKSRQQDFIFYKTSILLRDASNDPIKRAEVIRDVVESIALIPDEIKVSVFIRECSSLLDIEERILLAELNKIRLNRAKKADKEASRKTQGPPAGAGMPPPGMDGPPPDFFMTDEERAGIPAMESENQPTQLTSEVLQEREIVRILINYGDYLATWEGDGDIPVAGVLLGNINDIEFKDKAAAYILKAYRDAAENYEIPDPKQFYSNADAAVSELAINCVASKYSLSENWNDDKRKIYVSQEYEHLKQLVVTAIYRIKKRKIEAEMHNIREEMKHEKDIGNLEVLLFKYQKLKEAEKLLGGFLGNTIVK, from the coding sequence TTGATTAAGCAAGAAGTTATTGACAAGGTACTGGAAACAGTACGGATAGAAGAAGTGGTGGGTGACTTCGTTGATTTAAAGAAACGTGGCACTTCCCTGATCGGAAATTGTCCTTTTCATAATGAGAAAACACCTTCATTTCATGTCTCTGTTTCCAAAGGTATCTATAAGTGCTTTGGTTGCGGCGCAGGTGGAGATTCGCTCAAGTTTGTTATGGAACTGGAGAAGTTCTCCTATCCTGAAGCTATTCGCTATTTAGCGGATAAATATGCGATCCAGATTGAAGAAGTGGAGCGCTCTCCGGCACAACTTGCCGCACAGGATAAAAGGGAAAGCCTTTACGTGCTCAGCGCCTGGGCCGGTAAGTTTTTTGTGGAGCGCCTGTGGAAGACTGAGATGGGACAGGTCATTGGACTCAACTACTTCAAAGAGCGCGGATACCGTGAGGATATCATCAAAAAATTCGAACTCGGTTACTCGCCAGAAGAATGGACTGCCCTGGTGGACAGTGCGCAGGCAGCCGGATTTCATCCGGACTATCTGGTAGCAAGTGGTCTGGCGATCGAACGGGATGATAAGTCGCTCTACGATCGTTTCAGGGGACGCGTCATGTTCCCGATTCATAATCTGACGGGGCGTATTATCGGCTTTGGCGGCCGTACGTTAAAAACCGATAAAAAGGTCGCCAAATATGTCAACTCGCCCGAGAGCGACATCTACCATAAGTCGGATGTGCTCTATGGTCTCAACTTCGCCAAAAAGGCCATCATGGACGAAGACAATTGCTATCTTGTCGAAGGGTACGCCGACGTCCTGTCGGTGCATCAGGCAGGAGTCGAAAATGTGGTGTCTTCGTCGGGTACCTCTCTTACAACAGGCCAGATTAAACTGATCTCCCGCTTCACAAAAAATGTCACCATCCTTTACGATGGAGACGAAGCCGGCATTAAAGCGTCTTTGCGGGGTACAGACATGCTCCTGGAAGAAGGGTTAAATGTGAAAGTCCTGCTCTTCCCTGATGGAAACGACCCCGATTCTTACATTCAGAAATTTGGTGCTGCAGCTTTTAAGGATTATGTCAAATCCCGGCAGCAGGACTTTATCTTTTATAAAACCAGCATCTTGTTGCGCGATGCGAGCAACGATCCCATAAAAAGAGCAGAGGTGATACGTGATGTTGTCGAAAGTATTGCTCTGATACCCGATGAAATCAAGGTTTCGGTCTTTATTCGGGAATGCAGCAGCCTGCTGGACATCGAGGAGCGTATTTTGCTTGCCGAACTCAACAAGATAAGGCTCAATAGAGCAAAGAAAGCGGATAAAGAAGCATCCCGGAAAACGCAGGGGCCACCTGCAGGTGCCGGAATGCCTCCACCTGGTATGGATGGCCCACCACCGGATTTCTTCATGACCGATGAGGAACGAGCAGGAATACCTGCCATGGAATCTGAGAATCAACCCACCCAGCTGACCTCCGAAGTTTTGCAGGAACGTGAGATCGTCCGCATTCTGATCAATTACGGGGATTATCTGGCAACTTGGGAGGGGGACGGTGATATCCCTGTCGCTGGTGTGCTATTGGGCAACATCAATGATATTGAATTTAAAGACAAGGCGGCTGCATATATCTTAAAGGCTTATCGTGATGCCGCCGAAAATTATGAAATTCCGGACCCCAAGCAGTTTTATTCCAATGCTGACGCTGCGGTATCTGAACTCGCGATCAACTGTGTTGCCAGCAAATATTCACTAAGTGAAAACTGGAACGACGACAAACGCAAGATTTACGTCAGCCAGGAGTATGAGCATCTGAAGCAGCTTGTCGTTACCGCGATCTATCGCATCAAAAAGCGGAAGATAGAAGCAGAGATGCACAATATCCGTGAAGAGATGAAACATGAAAAGGATATTGGCAATCTCGAAGTGTTGCTCTTTAAATATCAAAAACTCAAAGAAGCGGAGAAGCTTCTGGGTGGCTTTCTTGGAAATACCATTGTGAAATAA
- a CDS encoding DUF4407 domain-containing protein, protein MSAINRFFWRCAGVHQETLEKYPEEHSKYTAIGATIFFTGLFASLSGGYAMYFVFSGGTLDWLLAIVFGVIWGLAIFNMDRYIVLSINKSKSGWMQLLQALPRILLAILIGLVISRPLELKIFDKEIRENLRVRYLADQRAKIDTLNSTFNKKYANEVSQLKATMVERDSLESSIKTDRTKLNYEIFGNKTTETSGVMGYGPYAKMKADELKKKEAYLDTLRNKIMAQQSTIRQKQQFEGILDQKVLSNTSLDSAVNVAGFADRNAALGNLKYDANGKVNESNANAVFFIALLFVFLECLPVIVKLLAGRDPYDNEIQNLRQLHDYESDTKLSVEKDAVDRLKDTYVDVSINRRMKEL, encoded by the coding sequence ATGAGCGCTATTAACCGTTTCTTTTGGCGATGTGCGGGGGTGCATCAAGAAACACTTGAAAAGTATCCTGAAGAGCATAGCAAATACACAGCCATCGGTGCAACGATCTTTTTTACCGGCTTATTTGCCAGCCTTTCAGGCGGATACGCTATGTATTTTGTATTCAGCGGAGGGACATTGGACTGGCTACTGGCTATTGTATTTGGCGTGATCTGGGGTTTGGCGATATTCAATATGGACCGCTACATTGTCTTAAGCATCAATAAATCCAAAAGTGGCTGGATGCAGCTTTTACAGGCACTGCCGCGTATCCTATTGGCGATCTTGATCGGTCTGGTGATCTCCCGGCCGCTGGAGCTCAAGATTTTCGACAAAGAAATCCGTGAAAACCTCCGGGTACGTTACCTCGCGGATCAACGGGCCAAAATAGATACGCTGAACAGCACATTCAATAAAAAATACGCTAACGAGGTCAGCCAGCTAAAAGCGACGATGGTTGAACGGGATTCTCTGGAATCCAGTATCAAAACTGACCGTACCAAGCTGAACTACGAGATATTTGGAAATAAAACCACAGAAACATCCGGCGTAATGGGATATGGACCTTACGCCAAAATGAAGGCCGACGAACTGAAGAAAAAAGAGGCCTACCTGGATACCTTGCGGAATAAAATAATGGCTCAGCAGAGTACCATTCGGCAGAAGCAGCAATTCGAGGGTATCCTTGACCAAAAAGTGCTGTCCAATACATCACTTGACAGCGCAGTCAATGTTGCCGGCTTTGCCGACCGCAATGCTGCCCTGGGCAATCTAAAATATGACGCTAACGGAAAAGTGAACGAGTCCAATGCAAATGCTGTCTTTTTTATCGCCTTACTGTTTGTCTTTTTGGAATGCCTGCCGGTCATCGTAAAACTGCTGGCTGGACGGGACCCTTATGACAACGAGATCCAAAACCTCAGACAGCTACATGATTACGAGTCGGATACCAAACTCAGCGTGGAGAAAGACGCTGTGGACCGACTGAAAGATACCTATGTGGATGTATCGATCAACCGGCGGATGAAAGAGCTGTGA
- a CDS encoding glutaminyl-peptide cyclotransferase, protein MKKITYFIAITALAFTSCKSKKTALEFAAPGPNQAVLKGSPVQLKLKFESVTMDSVAYFVDDRHVGSSTDTAAITVDTKDMAYGPRNISALVYSGGQSDSVSSTFFIVPAAAKNYGFEVVNKYPHDTTAFTQGLQFADGVLYESNGRYGESNLRKVDLKTGKVLKEIKFDEKTFAEGMTLVGNKLFMLTWQQGEGYVFDKNTFAKESSFKYENSKEGWGITYDGKRLIKSDGSNKLYFLDATTGKELHAIAVYDENGPVDELNELEYIDGKVYANVYQKDIIVIIDPETGAVEGRINLVGIYEHTSAYDNELNGIAYDQANKRLFVTGKLWNTLFEIKAIEQ, encoded by the coding sequence ATGAAAAAAATCACCTATTTCATTGCGATTACAGCACTTGCTTTTACTTCTTGTAAGTCCAAAAAAACAGCTTTGGAGTTTGCGGCTCCGGGGCCGAATCAGGCAGTGCTAAAAGGAAGTCCTGTGCAACTGAAATTGAAATTCGAATCGGTAACAATGGATTCTGTTGCCTATTTCGTGGACGACAGGCATGTAGGATCTTCTACCGATACGGCAGCAATAACTGTCGACACGAAAGATATGGCCTATGGTCCGCGTAATATTTCTGCCCTGGTCTACAGCGGTGGTCAGTCTGATTCGGTGTCGAGTACATTTTTTATTGTTCCTGCTGCGGCCAAAAATTATGGATTTGAGGTTGTTAATAAATACCCGCATGACACAACTGCTTTCACCCAGGGGCTGCAGTTTGCAGATGGGGTGCTGTATGAATCCAATGGACGCTATGGCGAATCCAACCTCCGCAAAGTGGACCTGAAAACAGGAAAGGTACTGAAGGAGATCAAATTCGATGAGAAGACCTTTGCCGAGGGCATGACGTTGGTAGGCAATAAACTTTTTATGCTGACCTGGCAGCAGGGGGAAGGATACGTGTTTGATAAAAATACATTTGCAAAAGAAAGTTCTTTTAAATACGAAAATAGTAAAGAGGGCTGGGGAATTACCTACGATGGAAAGCGCCTGATTAAATCCGACGGATCCAACAAATTGTATTTCCTTGATGCTACCACCGGTAAGGAACTCCATGCCATTGCTGTCTATGATGAAAACGGGCCGGTGGACGAACTGAACGAATTAGAATATATTGATGGAAAAGTATATGCCAATGTGTATCAGAAGGATATTATCGTCATTATTGACCCTGAGACCGGAGCCGTAGAAGGACGGATAAACTTAGTAGGTATTTACGAACATACTTCCGCTTATGATAACGAGCTCAATGGTATTGCTTATGATCAGGCCAACAAACGTCTTTTTGTAACGGGTAAACTGTGGAATACTTTATTTGAGATTAAGGCCATCGAACAGTAG
- a CDS encoding nucleotide sugar dehydrogenase translates to MSKTIKKICCIGAGYVGGPTMSVVASQCPHIEITIVDMNAARIEAWNDKDLDNLPVYEPGLKEIVAEARDRNLFFSTDINKAIDEADMIFISVNTPTKNYGKGKGMAADLKYIELCARQIAAVAKNDKIVVEKSTLPVRTAAALKSILDNTGNGVNFHILSNPEFLAEGTAIQDLIKPDRVLIGGENKDAIAALVDIYAQWVDRSKILTTNLWSSELSKLTANAFLAQRVSSINSISALCEKTGANVDEVARAIGMDTRIGPKFLKASVGFGGSCFQKDILNLVYIARSYGLTEVAEYWDQVIIMNDYQKRRFADNIIQTLYNTVSGKKIAFLGWAFKKDTNDTRESAAIYVADYLLNEQAEITVYDPKVSAERIYADLDYLNTRSSEENKALVKVVSSPYEACDDAHAIAVLTEWDEFKVYDWQAIKEQMKKPAFVFDGRKLLDRSQLEALGFKYYAIGE, encoded by the coding sequence ATGAGCAAAACGATCAAGAAAATATGCTGCATCGGTGCTGGTTATGTAGGAGGCCCCACCATGTCTGTTGTAGCCAGTCAGTGTCCTCATATTGAGATTACCATTGTTGATATGAATGCAGCCCGCATCGAGGCCTGGAACGATAAAGATCTGGACAACCTACCTGTTTATGAGCCTGGATTGAAGGAAATCGTTGCTGAAGCCCGCGATCGAAATCTGTTTTTTTCCACCGATATCAACAAAGCTATTGATGAAGCTGACATGATCTTCATTTCTGTCAATACACCAACCAAAAATTACGGTAAGGGCAAAGGCATGGCAGCAGATTTAAAATATATTGAGCTGTGCGCGCGGCAGATTGCCGCAGTCGCCAAAAATGATAAGATCGTTGTTGAAAAGTCCACATTGCCCGTACGCACCGCAGCTGCTTTAAAGAGTATTCTGGACAACACAGGCAATGGTGTCAACTTTCATATTCTTTCTAATCCGGAGTTCCTGGCTGAGGGAACAGCGATACAGGATCTGATCAAGCCGGACCGCGTACTTATCGGCGGCGAAAACAAAGATGCTATTGCCGCACTGGTGGATATCTATGCACAATGGGTAGACCGGAGCAAAATCCTAACCACCAACCTATGGTCCTCTGAGCTTTCCAAATTAACAGCCAATGCATTTTTGGCCCAACGTGTTTCGTCGATCAATTCGATCTCCGCTCTCTGTGAAAAGACAGGTGCGAATGTGGATGAAGTGGCCAGAGCCATCGGCATGGACACCCGCATCGGCCCCAAATTTCTCAAAGCCTCGGTCGGCTTCGGCGGCTCCTGCTTCCAGAAAGATATTCTCAATCTCGTTTATATTGCCCGTAGCTACGGTCTCACGGAAGTCGCGGAGTACTGGGACCAGGTGATCATCATGAATGATTATCAGAAACGCCGCTTTGCCGACAACATCATACAAACGCTGTACAATACAGTATCCGGAAAGAAAATCGCTTTCTTAGGCTGGGCATTTAAAAAAGACACCAACGATACGCGTGAATCAGCGGCGATCTATGTGGCCGACTACCTACTCAACGAACAGGCGGAGATAACGGTATATGACCCCAAAGTATCAGCCGAACGAATCTATGCGGACCTGGATTATCTGAATACCCGCTCATCCGAAGAAAACAAAGCCTTGGTAAAGGTCGTTAGTAGCCCTTATGAGGCTTGTGACGATGCCCATGCCATCGCCGTGTTAACCGAATGGGACGAATTTAAAGTTTATGACTGGCAAGCTATAAAAGAACAAATGAAGAAACCTGCTTTTGTGTTTGATGGCCGTAAACTTCTGGACCGCAGTCAGCTTGAAGCACTCGGTTTTAAATACTATGCGATAGGCGAATAA
- a CDS encoding formimidoylglutamase, with translation MSSLSVFFSPISIAHISPEHGFLNSQLGNVIQAYEETFPVWEENEPPHLAIVGVEEDRASVNNNGAHRAPDAVRKHLYNLYQGDYKLNIVDLGNIKAGNTIQDTYVALKSVVEELVKANILPIIIGGGQDLTYAQYLGYQNLERKIELAIIDARFDLNQEQVENVALNSRSYVNHIILHQPDYLFNLNAIAYQTYLVSKESISMYDKLFFNATRVGLIAGKMDQSEPLIRAADMISFDIGAIRASEAPGNANAIPNGLYGDEACQLARYAGMSDKCTSIGFYELNPTFDPMEQTAMLVSQMIWCFIDGYYNRKHDTPLYPKSSYIIYRTTLENEEHELVFVKSKKSDRWWMQVPYFGSKSVNERYYLVPCRYEDYQLAVSGEMPDLWWKTHQKLQ, from the coding sequence ATGTCATCATTGTCCGTATTCTTTAGTCCGATTTCGATAGCCCATATTTCTCCCGAACATGGTTTTTTGAATTCCCAGCTTGGAAATGTCATTCAGGCTTATGAGGAGACTTTTCCTGTATGGGAGGAAAATGAACCGCCTCACCTGGCTATCGTTGGTGTCGAGGAAGACCGGGCATCTGTGAATAACAATGGGGCGCACAGGGCTCCGGATGCGGTAAGAAAGCACCTTTACAACCTCTATCAGGGGGATTACAAGTTGAATATTGTCGATCTGGGCAATATCAAAGCAGGCAATACCATTCAGGATACTTATGTCGCGCTGAAATCCGTGGTCGAGGAATTGGTGAAGGCCAATATTCTGCCCATTATCATCGGCGGAGGTCAGGATCTGACCTATGCACAGTATCTCGGTTATCAAAATCTCGAGCGTAAGATCGAGTTGGCTATTATAGATGCCCGTTTTGATCTCAATCAGGAACAAGTCGAAAATGTAGCACTGAATTCACGGTCCTATGTGAACCACATTATCCTGCATCAGCCGGATTATTTATTCAACCTCAATGCGATTGCTTATCAGACCTATCTGGTCAGTAAGGAATCGATCAGTATGTATGATAAGCTGTTTTTTAATGCGACCAGGGTTGGCCTTATTGCGGGCAAAATGGATCAGTCGGAACCGTTGATCCGTGCCGCAGATATGATCAGCTTTGACATTGGCGCTATCCGTGCTTCTGAAGCTCCCGGAAATGCCAATGCGATTCCCAATGGCCTGTATGGCGATGAGGCCTGCCAGCTTGCTCGTTATGCAGGGATGTCGGATAAGTGTACTTCGATCGGTTTTTATGAACTGAATCCCACATTTGATCCGATGGAACAGACGGCCATGCTGGTGTCACAAATGATCTGGTGTTTCATTGATGGTTATTACAACCGCAAACACGACACACCACTATATCCCAAGTCCTCGTATATTATCTACCGCACGACGCTCGAAAACGAGGAGCACGAGCTGGTGTTTGTGAAAAGCAAAAAATCTGACCGCTGGTGGATGCAGGTGCCATATTTTGGTTCTAAGTCGGTGAACGAACGTTACTATCTCGTGCCGTGCCGCTACGAAGACTACCAGTTGGCAGTCTCGGGAGAGATGCCTGATCTGTGGTGGAAGACCCATCAGAAGTTGCAATAA
- a CDS encoding M3 family metallopeptidase, translating to MKKRQLLPFLMIVATAIVGCEEKKIMTDNPLLLAYDTPFNVPPFDKIKNEHFRPAFEEAIKVHNLEIDSIVNNSEKPNFQNTIVALENAGSLLNNVSTVFYNLNSANTNDSIQAIAKDLAPILSSHSDEISMNAKLFDKIKEIWNNRNSLGLDAEDTKLLEETYKSFVRSGANLKEADKEKMKKINAELSTLTTQFGQNLLAETNAYELVVDSASQLEGLPESLKTAAAEEATAKGKKDKWVFTLQNPSIMPFLQYAKNRELRKQIWDAYQMRGNHDNTSDNKEIIQKIVNLRLQKAKLLGYASHANYVLEESMAKTPENVYALLNKLWAPALAKAKGEEADIAKEIKAEGGDFAVAPYDWRYYTEIIRKKRFALDEDEIKPYLSLPAVREGAFAVANKLYGLTFVALNNVPTYHEEVEVYEVKDKDGSHLGLLYADFFPRESKRGGAWMTSYRDQSTKDGKRVAPVISIVCNFTKPVGKNPALLTFDEATTLFHEFGHALHGLLSNVRYRSMAGTSVPRDFVELPSQIMENWAADPEVLKTYAKHYKTKEAMPDSLIQKMEKAGTFDQGFATVEYLAASLLDMNYHATTKEISKDINSFEKGAMKKIGLIEAIIPRYRSTYFQHIFNSGYSAGYYAYIWSEVLDSDAFAAFKEKSLYDQPTADSFRKNILQKGGTDDPAKMYRTFRGADPDPKYLLKKRGLN from the coding sequence ATGAAGAAAAGACAACTTTTGCCATTTTTAATGATAGTGGCAACTGCAATTGTTGGTTGTGAGGAGAAAAAGATAATGACAGATAATCCTCTTTTATTAGCCTATGACACGCCGTTTAATGTTCCACCATTTGACAAGATCAAAAACGAGCATTTTAGGCCCGCCTTTGAAGAGGCTATAAAAGTACATAATTTGGAGATAGACTCGATCGTCAATAATTCGGAAAAACCGAATTTTCAAAATACCATTGTGGCATTGGAAAATGCAGGAAGCCTATTGAACAATGTATCTACTGTATTTTACAATTTGAACAGTGCTAACACAAACGATAGTATTCAGGCTATAGCAAAAGATCTGGCTCCGATACTTTCGAGCCATTCCGACGAAATCTCGATGAATGCGAAGTTGTTCGATAAGATCAAAGAAATTTGGAATAACCGCAATAGCCTCGGTCTGGATGCCGAAGATACTAAGCTTCTGGAAGAGACTTACAAGAGTTTTGTGCGTTCCGGTGCCAATCTAAAAGAAGCGGATAAAGAAAAAATGAAAAAGATCAATGCCGAACTTTCGACATTGACAACGCAATTTGGTCAGAATTTATTGGCCGAAACCAATGCCTATGAGCTTGTAGTCGACTCTGCAAGCCAGTTGGAGGGCCTGCCAGAATCGTTAAAAACAGCAGCAGCTGAGGAAGCGACCGCAAAAGGCAAAAAAGACAAATGGGTCTTTACATTGCAGAATCCGTCGATCATGCCGTTCTTGCAGTATGCTAAAAACCGCGAATTAAGAAAACAGATCTGGGATGCTTACCAGATGCGCGGCAATCACGACAATACCAGTGATAACAAGGAAATCATCCAGAAGATTGTGAACCTGCGTCTTCAGAAAGCCAAGTTGCTTGGCTATGCATCACATGCCAACTATGTTCTGGAAGAATCAATGGCCAAGACACCGGAAAATGTGTATGCGCTTCTAAATAAGCTCTGGGCGCCAGCATTGGCAAAAGCAAAAGGTGAGGAAGCAGATATTGCCAAGGAGATCAAGGCCGAAGGCGGAGACTTTGCTGTAGCACCTTACGACTGGAGATACTACACGGAGATTATTCGTAAAAAACGTTTTGCACTTGATGAAGATGAGATCAAACCTTACCTGAGCCTGCCGGCGGTCCGTGAAGGCGCCTTTGCTGTAGCGAACAAACTGTATGGATTGACGTTTGTCGCACTCAACAATGTGCCTACTTATCACGAAGAAGTGGAAGTGTATGAGGTTAAGGACAAGGATGGTTCACATCTAGGACTGCTGTATGCAGATTTTTTCCCACGTGAGTCTAAGCGTGGTGGTGCATGGATGACATCATACCGTGATCAGTCTACTAAAGACGGCAAACGGGTAGCTCCGGTTATTTCCATCGTGTGTAACTTTACGAAACCTGTAGGAAAAAATCCGGCTTTATTGACCTTTGATGAGGCAACGACCTTATTCCATGAATTTGGACATGCCTTGCATGGCCTGCTCTCCAATGTCAGATACCGCTCTATGGCGGGAACGTCGGTTCCACGTGACTTTGTGGAACTGCCTTCTCAGATCATGGAAAACTGGGCAGCGGATCCGGAAGTGTTAAAGACTTATGCCAAACATTACAAAACCAAAGAGGCAATGCCGGACTCGTTGATCCAAAAAATGGAAAAAGCCGGAACTTTTGATCAGGGATTTGCAACCGTGGAATATCTCGCAGCTTCGTTGTTGGATATGAACTACCATGCCACTACCAAGGAAATCTCTAAAGATATCAACAGTTTTGAAAAAGGAGCAATGAAAAAGATAGGACTGATAGAAGCGATTATTCCCCGCTATAGAAGTACCTATTTCCAACACATTTTTAACAGTGGATATTCAGCTGGCTATTATGCATATATCTGGTCCGAAGTACTCGACTCGGATGCTTTCGCAGCTTTCAAAGAAAAATCCTTATACGACCAGCCGACCGCCGATTCCTTCAGAAAGAATATTCTTCAAAAAGGGGGCACAGACGATCCGGCTAAAATGTATCGAACATTTAGAGGTGCCGATCCGGATCCAAAATATTTATTGAAAAAGCGCGGGCTCAATTAA
- a CDS encoding YraN family protein codes for MARHLEIGSLGEQLATDYLVGIGCKIVLRNWRFKNLEVDLIVMDGDTLVFVEVKTRSGTDFGQPYEFVDLRKQRRLVRAAQAYILKHAYVGELRFDVVAITNSENPDITYIKDAFWDS; via the coding sequence ATGGCAAGGCATCTTGAAATAGGGTCATTGGGCGAACAGCTTGCTACAGACTATCTGGTCGGGATAGGCTGTAAAATAGTGTTAAGAAATTGGCGCTTTAAGAATTTAGAGGTAGATTTGATTGTCATGGATGGGGATACCCTGGTGTTTGTGGAAGTGAAGACAAGATCCGGAACAGACTTTGGGCAGCCATATGAATTTGTGGACCTGCGCAAGCAGCGGCGGCTGGTTCGCGCAGCACAGGCGTACATACTGAAACACGCCTATGTAGGAGAGCTCAGGTTTGATGTTGTTGCAATAACAAATAGTGAAAATCCGGACATTACCTATATAAAAGATGCATTTTGGGACAGCTGA
- the rmuC gene encoding DNA recombination protein RmuC, producing the protein MEIFFFAGIVLLLVILIILVLRRNNAIPMDGGQQKELETLRIELARSQQREQSLLEERVLLRNELDKERESLLVAERSLESTRSFYEAQLNKFQEQKAEIAEIKRQFNTEFQVIANKILEEKTQKFTETNHRSLGLILDPLKEKIKLFEEKVEKNYNQEAAERNSLKGVVLQLVEQSLKIKDEANSLTKALKGDSKKQGNWGEVILERVLERSGLVKDREFRLQVSLMDAEGRRMQPDAIIDLPENKHLIVDSKVSLIAYERWVNADTDEDRAIFAKQHVQSVENHVKELSAKNYHELYGIESPEFVLLFMPIESALSMSVAEKPDLFSDAWDRKVVIVSPSTLLATLRTIASIWKQERQTRNVIEIAKEAGSLYDKFVSFLADMEQVQNQLERALKSHEDATKKLSTGAGNVIGKVEKLKRLGAKASKQIDAKFLEEE; encoded by the coding sequence ATGGAAATATTTTTCTTCGCCGGAATAGTACTCTTACTGGTCATTTTAATCATATTGGTACTGAGAAGAAATAATGCCATCCCCATGGATGGCGGGCAACAGAAAGAGCTGGAGACACTCCGAATCGAATTGGCGCGTTCACAGCAACGTGAACAAAGTCTCCTGGAGGAACGTGTGCTGCTGAGAAATGAGCTCGACAAAGAACGTGAAAGTCTCCTGGTGGCGGAGCGCTCCTTGGAGAGTACGCGTTCTTTCTATGAGGCACAGCTGAACAAGTTTCAGGAACAGAAGGCTGAAATCGCAGAGATTAAAAGACAATTTAACACCGAGTTTCAGGTGATTGCCAATAAAATACTGGAAGAGAAAACCCAAAAGTTTACAGAGACCAACCACCGTTCACTTGGACTTATCCTCGATCCTTTAAAGGAGAAGATTAAGTTATTTGAAGAGAAGGTTGAAAAAAATTATAATCAGGAAGCGGCCGAACGAAATTCATTGAAAGGTGTTGTGCTGCAACTCGTGGAGCAGAGTCTCAAGATCAAAGACGAAGCCAATAGCCTGACGAAAGCGTTAAAGGGAGACAGCAAAAAGCAGGGCAACTGGGGCGAAGTGATCCTGGAACGGGTGTTGGAGCGTTCGGGGCTCGTTAAGGACCGCGAATTCCGCCTACAAGTTTCTTTGATGGATGCTGAAGGCCGGAGGATGCAGCCTGACGCGATTATCGATCTCCCGGAAAATAAACATCTGATTGTGGACTCTAAAGTGTCTTTGATCGCTTACGAGCGCTGGGTAAACGCCGACACGGACGAAGACCGTGCCATATTTGCCAAACAGCATGTGCAGTCTGTCGAAAATCATGTTAAAGAACTTTCTGCCAAAAATTACCATGAGCTATATGGCATCGAATCACCGGAATTCGTGTTGTTGTTCATGCCCATCGAATCGGCTTTGAGTATGTCGGTCGCCGAAAAACCGGATCTGTTTAGCGATGCATGGGACCGGAAGGTCGTGATTGTGAGTCCCTCTACCTTGCTGGCCACATTACGTACCATTGCGAGTATCTGGAAACAAGAACGTCAAACACGCAATGTGATCGAAATCGCGAAAGAAGCAGGAAGTCTATATGACAAGTTTGTCAGTTTTCTGGCCGATATGGAACAGGTACAAAACCAGCTGGAACGTGCCCTGAAAAGCCATGAGGACGCCACCAAAAAACTGTCCACCGGCGCGGGAAATGTCATTGGCAAAGTGGAAAAACTCAAGCGATTGGGCGCCAAGGCCAGTAAACAGATAGATGCCAAATTTTTAGAGGAGGAGTGA